One Miscanthus floridulus cultivar M001 chromosome 11, ASM1932011v1, whole genome shotgun sequence DNA window includes the following coding sequences:
- the LOC136492981 gene encoding uncharacterized protein, whose amino-acid sequence MADVSGGGDSSSSSGVRWQDEVDHELRPLVVKQLEATMAGLCRALHKDRSPPEGLNQYVAGFEEATFQKATDMIDYMKMISIRVSFGQKEAVQLKAAAAGRQQKMHKVDQMQRANMVQAIQGVHNSPLITTPQAVPMTASPSWPPFQSPNQHTACSVASNMNSNVNQGPSDMMAMLYQNFNSEPATVAPVAPGVQSSQRIMQSIAMQTESQSPAMHLQPTNIAQCHPASTVQLQGQQIARPNGYQNQLEQNVWDCVQHLLPTVQQEHFWITQQQVGMHMQRYQMLGANVGKMNTGYSGGWNNQQNAGWASGIQSPSKVCGQTNMYSHPISPAQSQTTVNKQSNLHCPLPPHESISQTRQNIVTTLAGQKTNSNQSQGGTSPCFSYKSPGLLQSSLTNDFVELCCTPSPISKFWVASPNESPKSRLQSPIAKQGLVAAGSPCVSVKSALTSAEKTGFEAAASPSTLVKTVSPSAIVKSGTVPADLPSDSHSSFLLHNNTAVNGCKQATTSKLSTPLPPADQARDQEHGRAETPVAQTPAPPADQAEDQEHGGAETPVAKTPAPPADQAEDQEHGGAETPMAKTPAPPADQAKDPEHGGAETPVAKKPIDRLIAAVLASSPAAIRSSFNLMKSAVIDMDSVPLPIGSNKTKRVYAVTSTSGSPTLCSTDDSTTTFESNASDAASSGYHNGKRQKPQNVKDALLDEIEAVNSRLIDTFISITSKDGADGTTSCSGMTLIKLSYTAVSLAPDLKSKFGVSGNFQPLVMPRTLSIPADYPRSSPVIVDDEGDARIRNKFSSISVAVDRAFRLALHNLQEPRSLKEIANVWDSCVRRAVTEYVYQLGAVDTNSSLSLCRGWVKG is encoded by the exons ATGGCAGacgtcagcggcggcggcgacagcagcagcagcagcggcgtcCGGTGGCAGGACGAGGTGGATCACGAACTGCGCCCGCTCGTGGTCAAACAACT AGAGGCGACAATGGCTGGATTATGCAGGGCTCTGCACAAGGACAGATCACCTCCGGAGGGCCTCAACCAATATGTAGCTGGTTTCGAGGAGGCCACATTCCAGAAAGCCACAGACATG ATCGACTACATGAAAATGATATCTATCAGGGTCAGTTTTGGCCAGAAAGAGGCGGTACAACTAAAGGCTGCTGCCGCAGGCCGTCAACAAAAGATGCACAAGGTGGACCAGATGCAGCGGGCTAACATGGTTCAAGCTATTCAGGGAGTCCATAATTCCCCGCTCATCACAACCCCTCAGGCAGTGCCCATGACGGCTAGTCCCTCATGGCCACCATTTCAGTCACCGAATCAGCACACGGCTTGCTCTGTTGCGTCAAACATGAACAGTAATGTCAACCAAGGACCATCTGATATGATGGCAATGCTTTATCAGAATTTCAACTCTGAGCCTGCAACAGTTGCTCCAGTGGCACCAGGCGTCCAGTCCAGTCAGCGGATCATGCAATCAATAGCTATGCAGACTGAAAGCCAATCCCCAGCCATGCATCTGCAGCCTACCAACATTGCACAATGCCACCCAGCAAGTACGGTACAGCTGCAAGGACAGCAAATTGCACGACCAAACGGGTACCAGAATCAACTCGAGCAAAATGTCTGGGATTGTGTGCAGCACCTGCTGCCGACAGTACAGCAAGAGCATTTTTGGATCACTCAACAGCAGGTGGGCATGCATATGCAAAGGTATCAAATGCTTGGAGCTAATGTGGGGAAGATGAACACTGGTTATTCTGGTGGATGGAACAATCAGCAGAATGCTGGGTGGGCTTCTGGGATACAATCACCATCCAAGGTATGCGGGCAGACCAACATGTATTCTCATCCAATATCTCCTGCTCAGAGTCAGACTACTGTCAATAAGCAAAGCAATCTGCACTGTCCACTGCCGCCACATGAAAGCATCAGCCAAACGAGGCAAAACATTGTCACAACACTTGCTGGCCAGAAAACCAATAGTAACCAATCGCAAGGAGGAACAAGCCCTTGTTTCTCATACAAATCACCTGGACTATTGCAGTCTTCGCTAACCAATGATTTTGTTGAATTATGCTGCACACCATCACCAATTTCCAAGTTTTGGGTTGCTTCACCCAATGAGTCACCGAAGTCAAGATTACAGTCACCCATTGCCAAGCAAGGTCTTGTAGCAGCTGGTTCACCCTGTGTGTCAGTGAAGTCTGCATTGACATCGGCCGAGAAGACAGGGTTTGAAGCTGCTGCTTCACCTTCTACATTAGTGAAGACTGTATCACCTTCAGCCATTGTCAAGTCAGGGACTGTACCTGCTGATTTACCATCTGACAGCCATTCTTCATTCTTGCTGCATAACAATACAGCGGTAAATGGCTGCAAACAGGCCACTACATCTAAATTGTCGACGCCACTCCCACCAGCTGATCAAGCTAGGGATCAGGAGCATGGTCGAGCTGAAACACCAGTGGCCCAGACGCCAGCCCCACCAGCTGATCAAGCTGAGGATCAGGAGCATGGTGGAGCTGAAACACCAGTGGCCAAGACGCCAGCCccaccagctgatcaagcagaggATCAGGAGCATGGTGGAGCTGAAACACCAATGGCTAAGACGCCAGCCCCACCAGCTGATCAAGCTAAGGATCCGGAGCATGGTGGAGCTGAAACACCAGTAGCCAAGAAGCCCATAGACCGCCTAATTGCTGCA GTGCTTGCTTCATCACCAGCAGCGATTCGCAGCTCATTTAATTTGATGAAGTCGGCAGTGATTGATATGGATTCAGTACCATTACCAATTGGATCCAATAAAACGAAACGTGTGTATGCTGTTACATCGACTTCTGGATCACCAACACTCTGCAGCACAGATGACAGCACTACGACATTTGAGTCCAATGCATCAGATGCTGCATCTAGCGGATATCATAATGGTAAGAGGCAGAAACCACAG AATGTCAAGGATGCTCTGCTGGATGAGATCGAAGCTGTCAACAGCAGACTGATTGATACCTTTATAAGCATCACCAGCAAAGACGGAGCAGATGGGACCACCTCGTGCAGTGGCATGACCCTGATCAAACTGTCATACACTGCAGTGTCCCTTGCGCCAGACCTCAAATCAAAATTTGGAGTGTCAGGAAATTTTCAGCCTCTCGTGATGCCCAGGACACTTTCAATCCCTGCTGATTACCCAAGAAGCTCTCCAGTGATCGTCGATGATGAAGGAGATGCTCGGATAAG GAACAAGTTCAGCAGCATCTCAGTGGCGGTGGACCGGGCATTCAGACTCGCCCTCCACAATCTCCAGGAGCCCAGGTCGTTGAAGGAAATAGCCAATGTGTGGGACTCCTGTGTACGTCGTGCAGTCACCGAGTATGTCTACCAGCTGGGCGCGGTGGACACTAACTCAAGTCTCTCCCTGTGTCGGGGTTGGGTCAAGGGATGA